The DNA region CGGCTCGGCGAAGGGGCCGTAGACGTAGTGGTAGCGGCCCTGCTCGGCCTCGGTGATCGTGTGCTCCCGGCCGGGCTTGCCGCCGGCGACGCCCTTGCGGGCCATGATGGACTGGTCGAGCCACTGCATGGTCGTCTCTCCCTGGGTTGTCGGACTGAGGTGTCAGACGGCGAGGTGGCGCCGCACGAGGTCGCGGTCGTCGAGGTCCCGGGCCGTCAGCGCCGCGACGATCCGGCCCTTGTCCATGACGTAGCTGCGCTGGGCCATGGCGCGGATCAGGTCGAGGTTCTGCTCCACGAACACGATCGTCACCCCGGTGCGCTTGTTGAGATCGACCAGGGTGCGGCCGATCTGCTGCACCACCGAGGGCTGGATGCCCTCGGAGGGCTCGTCGAGGAGGATCAGCGCGGGCCCGCCGACGAGGACGCGGCCGATGGCGAGCTGCTGCTGCTGCCCGCCCGAGAGCGTCCCCGCCCGCTGCCCGCGCCGCTCCCGCAGGATCGGGAACGGCCCGAAGGCGCGCTCGTAATCCGGCCGCTCGCCCTTCGGCAGCAGCGAGGCCCCGACCGTCAGGTTGTCGGCGACGCTCATGCGCGGGAAGACGTCGCGGCCCTGGGGCACGTAGCCGATGCCCAGGCGAGCGCGCCGGTGGGCGGCCATCCCCTCGACGGCCGCGCCTCGGAACGCGATGCCGCCCGCGGAGGCGGGCAAGAGCCCG from Methylobacterium sp. NMS14P includes:
- a CDS encoding ABC transporter ATP-binding protein: MPEPLLETTGLRAGYGGKPVLQGVDLAVRPGEIVAVIGRNGVGKSTLMRSLVGLLPASAGGIAFRGAAVEGMAAHRRARLGIGYVPQGRDVFPRMSVADNLTVGASLLPKGERPDYERAFGPFPILRERRGQRAGTLSGGQQQQLAIGRVLVGGPALILLDEPSEGIQPSVVQQIGRTLVDLNKRTGVTIVFVEQNLDLIRAMAQRSYVMDKGRIVAALTARDLDDRDLVRRHLAV